The following coding sequences are from one Triticum dicoccoides isolate Atlit2015 ecotype Zavitan chromosome 4A, WEW_v2.0, whole genome shotgun sequence window:
- the LOC119287601 gene encoding pumilio homolog 24-like: protein MAGGGDHPGANKRKREAAGRPKAPSKGAGPGDAAKRKKTYDAPAAKPKPQPVTAKEKRVAAKEMSESRKMKRKPNYNLEKELAVLWEKMRCRDVSKENRSKLVTEALRKMDGKYFEIAGSHVTARVLQTCVKWCSQPERDAVFVALQPHLLHLSRKKYAVFLVKKLIKLATKKQLALFISSLHGHVASLLRHTIGAAVVDCTFHQATPPQKRSLLLELYSTELQLFKDLTEQKSCSLLETISKLGLQKSSVLQYMTTVIQPLLEKGIVEYSIVHTVILEYLTIADKTSASDVIRQLIPHLTQGSSVVDGDELSGVAEVPTKSKAKKKRSSEPLLIRIMQTREGLKIGLACLKHGSAKDRKKIIKSLKGQNMKLALGDYGCLFLACLLSIVDDTKLVTKVVIDELTKHLKELIFDKNGRRPLLQLLHPLCSRYLTPTDLNCLKYSVPSLVSKDEASESATKVNLDSKLDDVADKEHGGSEDTLVASDSKKDPFKRRQELLVKSELFEVLIETCIENVGELLRTNFGKDVLYEVAVGGKNNVLEGVTDRVHVLHNAIASDAARPRTEDVEHAFDNYHSSRVIRKMILDCPEFAATLWKKALKGKCKSFADGFSSKVVAAYLESPDSKVKDLAKSEVQLLIDGGILKNPDHKAAEKK, encoded by the exons atggccggcggcggcgacCACCCGGGCGCCAACAAGCGGAAGCGCGAGGCCGCGGGGaggcccaaggcgccctccaaGGGGGCCGGCCCCGGCGACGCCGCCAAGCGGAAGAAGACCTACGACGCCCCCGCCGCCAAGCCCAAGCCGCAGCCCGTCACCGCCAAGGAAAAGCGGGTCGCAGCCAAG GAAATGTCCGAGTCCAGGAAGATGAAGCGGAAGCCCAATTACAACCTCGAGAAG GAACTCGCAGTACTATGGGAAAAGATGAGATGTCGTGATGTGAGCAAGGAGAATAGATCCAA GCTAGTAACCGAGGCTCTCCGTAAAATGGATGGCAAATATTTCGAAATTGCTGGATCCCATGTAACCGCACGTGTTCTTCAA ACATGTGTCAAGTGGTGCTCACAGCCAGAGAGGGATGCTGTTTTTGTTGCCCTGCAGCCACATTTGCTCCATCTTTCTCGCAAGAAATACGCTGTTTTCCTTGTGAAGAAGCTCATAAAACTTG CCACTAAAAAACAGCTTGCCTTGTTCATCTCTTCCCTTCATGGTCATGTCGCTTCTCTACTTCGTCACACAATAGGAGCCGCAG TTGTTGATTGCACCTTTCATCAGGCGACGCCGCCTCAGAAAAGAAGTTTGTTGTTGGAATTGTACTCCACTGAGCTTCAGCTGTTCAAAGACTTGACTGAACAAAAATCATGCAG TTTGTTAGAAACAATTTCCAAGCTTGGACTACAGAAATCATCTGTCCTGCAGTATATGACTACTGTTATCCAGCCACTTTTGGAGAAGGGTATTGTTGAGTATTCCATAGTTCACACGGTCATATTGGAGTACTTAACAATTGCGGATAAG ACATCAGCCTCGGACGTGATTCGTCAGTTAATCCCCCATCTTACCCAAGGGTCATCTGTCGTAGATGGAGATGAACTATCAGGGGTCGCTGAAGTACCAACGAAATCAAAAGCTAAGAAGAAAAGATCTTCAGAACCACTTCTCATTCGGATCATGCAGACGAGGGAAGGTTTAAAAATAGGACTTGCTTGCCTCAAGCATGGCAGTGCGAAG GATAGGAAGAAAATTATCAAAAGCTTGAAGGGGCAGAATATGAAGCTTGCTCTTGGTGATTATGGATGCCTT TTCCTTGCTTGTCTTCTCTCCATTGTTGATGACACAAAACTTGTTACTAAG GTTGTAATTGATGAGCTGACAAAGCATTTAAAGGAACTCATATTTGACAAG AACGGGAGACGCCCATTGCTGCAGCTACTTCACCCACTTTGCTCACGTTATCTGACTCCGACTGATTTGAATTGTCTGAAGTACAGTGTGCCTTCCCTTGTTTCAAAG GATGAGGCATCAGAGAGTGCTACTAAAGTTAACTTGGATAGTAAGTTGGATGATGTAGCTGACAAAGAACATGGGGGTTCAGAAGACACACTGGTTGCATCTGATAGCAAGAAGGACCCGTTTAAACGGCGGCAAGAACTGTTGGTGAAAAGCGAGCTTTTTGAG GTTCTCATCGAGACTTGCATTGAAAATGTTGGAGAGTTACTTAGAACAAACTTCGGCAAAGATGTATTATACGAG GTTGCTGTAGGTGGAAAAAATAATGTCTTGGAGGGGGTCACCGACAGGGTCCACGTGCTTCACAATGCTATAGCTTCTGACGCAGCACGCCCGAGGACAGAAGATGTTGAGCACGCCTTTGATAACTACCACTCGAGCCGCGTAATCAGAAAGATGATACTTGATTGCCCTGAGTTTGCCGCTACCCTATGGAAAAAAGCCCTCAAAGGGAAGTGCAAGTCATTTGCAGATGGATTCAG CTCCAAGGTGGTGGCTGCCTATCTGGAATCTCCGGATTCCAAGGTGAAGGATCTTGCGAAATCCGAGGTGCAGCTGCTCATCGACGGTGGCATACTGAAGAATCCAGACCATAAAGCAGCGGAGAAGAAGTGA